The genome window TTCACACGGACATCGATGAGAAAGAGGATCTGGCGGAGCTGCTGATCCACGGTACCGGCAAGAGCCGGGCGTACCTTGAAGGGCTGGGTATTACGTTAGTTGTCGAGAAGGGCCGGGTCGGTGTTGACCGGAAGCGATAGTCTTATCCAGCCTCCCGGCAAAAATTTCCTGCAATGAACGGGCAGTCCGGACTATCGTTAATCGAACTCCTTCATGGTCCGGAACCGGATGTCAACCGGATTATCAATACTTTTGTCACCCGGTTCAATGCTGCGTATGGCATCACGGGTGCTGACCGGTGGGATATCACCAAAGAAGACTGGCAGCGGTACGAGTTCCTTGGGGACCGGGTCCTTAACCTTATTGTCGCGCAGTCGCTGTTTACCCAGCGGGATGCGATGCTGAACGAAGGAGAGATGACCAAGATCTTAAGCAGCATCGTCTCCAACCGGGCCCTGGATGCCCTGACCCGCCGGCATGAGGAACAGGCCTTTTCCCGGCTGATCCCAAAATCCATCGGCGAACAAGGCACCTATGGGGAAAAGATCACCGGTGGTGCATTCGAGGCATTCATCGGTGCCCTGTACTGCGAAGTCGGGCTGGATGATGTGGCCTTTTTTGTCAACGCGATCATGGAAGATGCGGTTAACAGTTACAACCCGGGCCAGAATGCAAAAGGCATCCTGCAGGAATATTTCCAGAAAACAGACAAATCCGAAGTCCCGGAATACCGGGAGACGATGCGGATGGGCCCTGCGCATAAACCCGTCTTTACCTGCCAGGTTTTTTACCGGAATGATCTCCTGGGTGAGGGAACCGGGACAAGTAAACCGCTGGCAGAACAAGAAGCTGCCCGGCGGGCACTGGAAATGCTTGGGCTGATTCACCGGTGAAAACTACTCCTGATTGTGCATAAACCGTACCAGTGTCCGGTTTTTATTTTGCATGACTTCGTCCAGACAGGATCACTTCTGCGTTAATGGCAGAGACGATACAATACTCCCTGTCGTTTGCGCGGGGGGCCGTTACTTTACAACGAGGACCTTGCAGGTTGCTAATCGTACTACCTGTTCTGCAACACTGCCGAGCAGCAATCGTTCAAAACCGCGTTTTCCCTGGGTCCCGATCACGATAAGATCGATCTGTTTTTCTGTTGCAAACCTCACGATCTCGGCGGCCGGCTTCCCCTCAAGAGTCACGGTTTGCAGGTCTACACCCTCTGCCTTGGTACGGATCCGGTCGAGTGCGGCCTCAGCCTCACGCTGGATCACCGTCCAGGTATCGCGGACAACCCCGACGTCTGCTGATGAGGATTCAAGCACACTGACATCCATCACATATGCTGCAATTACTGTTGAACCGCAGACGCGGCCGATCTGCAGGGCTTCTTCAACAGCCGTCATGTTCTTTTCCGATCCGTCTGTTGCGATCAGGATTTTTTCAAATAATCTGGTTGCCATGTCTGTTTCCCCGTGTATGTCCGTTCTGCATTTATTTTGCCTTTTCTCCGGACCTATTCCTGCGTCTGTGACTTTGCAAACACACCCATGAACAGGCACTCGTCCGCCGCAATCGTATCAATGCCAACCTGATTGCCGATGGGAAGCCCGATGCCCCGGACAATCGCTGCCGGTGTGCATTCGTCTGCTTCGCCCATCACCAGTTCGGCGGCGGACACGATGTTGTCCCCCACCGCCCGTTTCGTTACCTCGAGTTTGCGACCAAAGAGATCGTTCCTGCCCCGGTCGTCGATGACCGCGGTAATCCCGGCACAGCCGATGGCAACCCCGCTGCACCCGAGGCGCATCGCATGTGTCCGGCTGTCTGCGATGATGACACCTACCTTCACGCCATACCTGCCCTCGATCGCAGTTTTGATAGCAAGGGCACTCAGGTCAGGATTTTTGGGAAGGGGCGTTACGCATCCTAAGGGTGCGTTGGAAGCATCGACACCGGCATTGGGTAACAGGGTGCCGGCTTTCATACACAACAAGAAACCGGGAATCCCCCCAACAACCGAATCGCTTTCCCGTAATACAACTTCAGCGGTGCGGGGATCCATCTGGTATTTTTTGCCCAGCTCCACTGCCTTGGGAGAAGGGGTGATGGTGGAGAGATCGATGATGTTTCCCTCAGCGGTTGCAACCGCCGTCTCGGCAAGCACAAGGATATCCCCGTTCCGGATACCCCCGCATTGCCGGTCCGCTGCATCCGCAGCCCGTGCCGCAACTGAGTCCCCGCTGCAGATGATCCCGGTAGAAAGCCCGAACACCTCAAAAGAGGTGTTCACGGCCGCTTCACCATCCGCTCAAAAACTGAGATAAGGTCCCGGGTCTGCGGCACATCGTGCGTCCGGACCAGGGATGCCCCTTTCTGGAGCAGCACCATCGTTACGGCAAGGCTGCCGGCAAGCCGGTCTTCCGGCTCCTTTTTCAGCAGGTTGCCGAGGAAGCTCTTGCGCGAGATTGCGGCAAGGACCGGGTGTCCAAATTCAGAAAAACGCTCATAATTCTGGCAGAGTTCCCAGTCATTGTCGAAGGTACGCAGGGGGTTCCAGTTCCCGACACCCGGGTCGAGTACATAGTTGTCAATCCCCGCAGACTCGCACCGACCGACAACGGTCTGGAGCGTTTTCATGGTTGCATCCATTCCGACCGCATCTCCCGGGTTGTAATTGGCGGCCATCAGGATAGCCGGCAGTCCTGCATCGGCAACCCGTTTGGCATAAGCAGGAGAGGACAGTCCGGAGATATCGTTTGCCGCGTGGATGCCATGCTTGAGACAGACGTCGAGCACCCAAGGGTTCATCGTGTCTACCGAGATGGTGAACCCGGTCCCGTCAAGTTCCTTGAGGGCTGCATCGATGCGGGATGCCTCTTCGGCCCCACTGATCGCCTGTGCATTGGGGGCCGTGCTACGGGCACCGAGATCGATAAGATCGGCGCCCTGCTCGATCATCTCCACGGCTTTTTTGTGGACCTCGTTGGTGGGGATGTAGGAATCGTGATAAAAGGATTCATAACTGCAGTTGATGACTCCCATCAGCCTGACGGGAGCATCGCCGCCAATAGCGAGCTTGTTTATCACACATTGTTGCATGACTTCACCTTTGCCGCCCGGTACGTATTTTCCATCAGGGTGGCGATCGTCATCGGGCCAACACCCCCGGGAACCGGGGTGATGGCGGATGCAATTTCACTCACCTTTGCATAATCCACGTCGCCGACCAGTTTGCCGTCCAGCTGGTTGATCCCTACATCGATGACAACGGCACCCGGCTTTACCATTTCCGGCTGGATGAAGTGGGCTTTGCCAATCGCAGAAACAAGAATATCGGCCCTTTTGAGTTCTTCAGCCAGATCCTTTGTCTTACTGTGGCAGATCGTTACCGTTGCATCGGCATTGAGCAGTAAGGCCGCCATGGGGCGTCCCACATCGATGCTGCGCCCGACAACGACCGCACGTGATCCTGCGATTGGAATCTTGTATTCTTTCAGCAGGGTCATAATCCCGGTGGGGGTGCACGAGGTGAACCGGGGCTTTCCCGAGAAGAGGAGCCCCATGTTCTCCGGGTGGTACCCGTCCACATCTTTCTGCGGGCTTATCGCATCGATCACGCGTTCTGCATCCACCTGTTTCGGGAGGGGGAGCTGAACGAGGATCCCGTCAATATCGGGGTCTTTGTTCAGCCGCTGGACCGATTCCAGTACTTTTTCCGTAGTTGCATCGGCAGGGAGTTCAATGCCCACCGATCCGATGCCCACCTGCTCGCAGGCACGGTGCTTCATCCGCACATACATCTGCGATGCGGGGTCGCTGCCGACAATCACCGTGGCAAGGCGGGGATAGAGCCCGGAATCCTCGATCTCCTCTTTGAGGAGTTCAAGTCGCATCGCCGAGCACTTCTTTCCATCAAGGATTATGACCATAATGATTCCTGAAAAATATGGGTGAATTATTCCGGATAAATGGGGAATTGTTTGGACATGGTTTCGACTTTTGCATGCACATCCTTGATCGCGGCTTCATTCTGGACATCCTTGACAATGATGGCGATCCAGTTGCCGATGTTGCGCATCTCTGCCTCTTTCATGCCGCGTGAAGTGACGGCGGGGGTGCCGACACGAAGACCGCTGGTGACAAACGGGCTCTTGGTCTCGTTCGGGATCGTGTTCTTGTTCACCGTTATGCCGGCTTTTCCGAGTGCGACTTCTGCTTCAAGACCGGTGATACCCTGTGCGGTCAGGTCAAGGAGCATCAGGTGGTTGTCGGTACCACCGGAGACGAGCCGGAGGCCGTTGTTCATCAAGGTCTCTGCAAGCACCTTTGCGTTCTTAACTACCTGCTGGCTGTAGACTTTGAACGATGGCTTGAGGGCTTCTTCGAAACAGACTGCCTTTGCCGTAATCGTGTGCATAAGGGGGCCGCCCTGCATGCCGGGGAAGATTGCCTTGTCGATGGCCGGGCCGTATTCACTGTTGCACATGATCGCGCCGCCACGGGGTCCTCTGAGGGTCTTGTGGGTGGTGGTGGTCGTGAAGTTTACGACGCCGACTGAGTTCGGGTGGACACCCGTTGCGCACAGCCCGGCGATATGGGCAATATCGGCCATACAGTACGCGCCTACGTCGTCTGCAATCGACTGGAATGCCTTGAAGTCGATGGTACGGGGGTACGCGGATGCACCGCAGACCAGCATCTTGGGCTTCTCCTTCTTGGCCAGTTCCTCGACTGCGCCGTAATCGATCATCTCGGTCTTCGGGTCAACGCCGTACTGGGCAACCTTGTAAAACTTGCCCGTGAAACTGACCGGTGAGCCATGGGACAGGTGACCGCCCTGCTGGAGCTTCATGCTCATCAGGGTATCTCCCAGGTTCATGAACGCAAAATAAACCGCCATGTTTGCCTGGGTGCCGGAGTGGGGCTGTACATTGGCATGCTCTGCCCCGAACAGTTTCTTCAACCGGTCACGGGCGAGGTTCTCTGCCATATCGTGGAACTCACAACCGCCGTAATACCGTTTCCCGGGGTAACCTTCGGCATACTTGTTGGTCATGATCGACCCCATAGCTTCAAGTACCGCGTGGGAGACGAGATTTTCAGACGCAATGAGCTCAAGGCCATTGGTCTGGCGCAGTCGTTCTTTCTCGATAATATCTGCTATTTCTGGATCAGTTTTAGACAGATAAGACATATGCACTAAGGTTCGTCTGGATCAGGTAATACCTTTTCTTAAGTATCCAGTACCGGAATAATGCGGCCCCGGTCCTGAAACGATACCCACACAATGCCCGCAAACGGTTACCTGTCGTTGTTTTGTAAAAAACAAAGGAAATCACACCCGGTTTTGTTAACTGTCCGTACAGGGTGTAATACCGGAAAATGGGGTGCAGGCAGAACGATACGCAAAATTCCCGACATTTTAGCCATAATAGAGCGCAAACCTTTTTTCCTAAACAGGCGATCATTAGTATTATTATTAAGGTATGCGCCGCACCTGTACAGTAAGAACCTCTGCTGGTGCTGATGTATGCAGAGATCTAGCATCCTAAAGCATGGACAAGAACAGGAGTGACTGAAAACAATGTTGGAAAATTCAGGAATCGGGGCTGCGACTGAGGACCGGATTGCGGCACTGGAAAAGAAGATGAGAGAGATGGAAGCACTGGTTAAGGGCCTTACCCAGGAGCTGCTGGACCTCAAGTCGATCGCTATGAAGATGTCCAAGCAGACCGACGAACGCAGGTTGCAGGAACTCAAGCGTGGCCCGACTGTTGTCCAGAATCAGTCTTCACCATCAGCAGAGGCCGGAAGTGTATCTTCCAGCGGCAGTACCGTCGTCATGCGGAAAGGCGCACGCCAGCCCGATGTGCCAGAAGCACCTCCGGAGCCGATCATGGACCTGATCATGCAGCAGGACGGGACCATGAAACTCGAACCCCGCCGTGGCGATAAGGATTACATTGTTGCCCGTGCCGGCTATGGCCAGAAGAAAGGCGCAGCAGGCAAGCCCAAACAGGCTGACCTGATCTATGCTGCCGAAGATGAAAAGAAGGATCCTGCAAAGAAGTAAGGAGCCGGATCTTTGCATATCACAGAACTCGAAATAGATAATTTCAAGTCTTTTTCCAAAAAGACAAAAATCCCTTTTTTGGAAGGGTTCACGGTGATATCCGGGCCTAACGGGTCCGGCAAAAGCAACATCATTGATTCCATTCTTTTTGTCCTGGCACTTTCGAGTTCCCGCAATCTCCGTGCCGAGAAGCTCACGGATTTAATCAACTTAAACTCCGGGCGCAACATTGCAGAAGTTGCCCTCCAGTTCTCCGATGGCACGAAGATCCGCCGGCGGATCAAGCGGACCGGTAACGGGTATTACAGCTATAACTACCTCAATGACCGGCTCTGCAAACAGAGTGATATTGTCGAACATCTCGCAAAGCACGGGATCAAACCTCACGGCTACAACGTGGTGATGCAGGGCGATGTGACCCGCATCATGGAGATGAGCGATTTCGAGCGGCGCAAGATCATCGATGAGATCGCCGGGGTCTCCGAGTTCGATACCAAGAAACAACAGGCCCTCTCGGAGCTCGACATCGTCCGCGAGCGGATCGAACGCGAGGAGCTCCTGCTCATCGAACTGGGCAAGCGGGCAAATGAACTCAGGCGCGAACGCGAGCATGCCCTCGAGTACCAGAAATGGCAGAAGGATCTCTCGTATTTCCAGAACTGCCGGGCCGTTGCCCAGCTGCATGACCGGGAAAAGGAACTCAACTCTCTCCTCCGCTCTACAGAAGAGCACAAGATCCACCTGACCCGGATCGCGTCTGACCGGAGCATCGAGGAGAACGAGCTTGCGTACCTCAAGGCGGACTTAAAGGATATCGACGACCTGATCAACAAGAAGAGCGGGTCGGACTATCTCAAGCTGATCGCAGAACTCGAAGAAGCCAAGAGCGGAATCAAGCTTGCCGAGCAGACGATTGTCCGGCTCCGGAAGGAGAAGGAAACCAATCTTGAGGCGATCAACCGCACGTACATGGATACGAAACGGGCCGAGGCGCGGGTTGCCGAATGTACCGACCTGATCCGTTCACTCACCATCGATCGCACGAACGTTGCCATGGAAGTGGCGACCTTCCGGGCCCAGCTGGAAAAAACCGAGACCGAGTTAAAGGCGCATTCCGAAGATACCGAAGGCTCGCGGGAGAAACTGTTCACGCTCCTCAAGGAGAGCGAGGAGAAGAAGGCGCAGCGTTCCGGCATCCTGCACCAGCAGGACATGCTCATCGAGAAGAGCCGGATGCGCACCACCGAGCTGGAACGCTTAACCCTTCTCTTAAAACAACTCGATGAGGAATATACTGCCAAGCAGGCCCAGCTGACCGACAGCGAGAAGAGTGTCGGGGACCTTGCGGCAGAGAAGAAGGAGCTCGACCGCAATCTTTCGGAACTCGAAGGCTCGATGTTTGCCCAGCGTTCTACGCTCGAACGGCTGAAAAATGAGATACGGTCTGCCGAACAGGACGCGTTCCGGCTGGAGGCTGCCCAGCAGGCCCGGGGGGAATCGGGCGGCAAGGCCCTCGAAGCGATCAAGGCAATGGAAGGGATTCACGGCACCATTGCGGACCTCGGCAAAGCACCCCCCGAGTACTCGATGGCGCTCAATATTGCCGCGGGCAACAAGCTCCAGTTCGTGGTCTGCGATGATGACCAGATTGCGGCAGATGCCATCCGGTACCTCAAGGAGGAGCGGCTCGGGCGGGCCACGTTCCTTCCGCTCAATAAATTAAAACCGCCCCAGCTCCCGCCACTCAAGGAGCCGGGCGTGATCGATTATGCAGTAAACCTGATCGATTACGACCCGAAATATGACCGGGCATTTGCGGTTGCGCTGGGTGGCACCGTTGTCGTCGATACCCTTGACCGGGCCCGGAAACTCATTGGCAAGTTCCGCATGGTCACGCTCGAGGGTGAAATCCTTGAAAAGAGCGGGGCGATGACCGGCGGGTCGGCAAAGAAGCAGGCCATCCGGGGTTTCGGTGCCGCAGTGGACGATGAGATCATGCGGGTTCGGTCGCACCTTGGCGAGCTGATGGGTGAAGCAGCGACCCTGGAAGCCGGCGTCAAGCGACTCACCGAAGAGGTGGATGCCCGGCGTACAACAAGGAACGAGATCGACCAGAAAGTTGCCCGCTTCGGCATGTTCACCGAGGAGTTCTCGCGCCGGTTCGAGGCGATTACGGTCGAGAAGCAGACCATTGAAGCCGCTGTAGCCCGGCAGGCAGAAGAGACCCGGAATGGCGGTGCAGAACTAGCCTCGCTCGAAGGCGAGCTGGACAAGACAACCGATGAGATCAATGCGATCACGGTCCGGATTGACGAGATCAAGAAACGCCTCGACGATACCAACATTCCGGCTCTCACCGAGCAGATGGAGCGGAAGCGCAAGGAGATCGAGGAAGCGGAACGCCGGCTCCGGAATAAGGATGGCGACATCAACGATGCCCAGCGCGAACGCCAGCACTTCAATGCCCGCCTGGTCGAACTGGGTGAAGACCGGGCCCGGCAGGACGAGCGCAACCGCCAGATCGATACCGACATCGCGGGCTCCAATGATCAGATCGTCATCCACAAGTCCCAGATTGCCGCCCTCGAAGAGCGGCAGAAGGAGTTCTCCGTGGTTCTTGACGAGCTCCGCACCAAGCGGGGCGAGGCCTCGCAGCATATCCAGGACTCGGAACTCAAACTCATGAAGTTCGATGCCGACAAGGAGCGGATCACCATCCAGCTGGGGGCAATCGATGAGCGTGCCAAAACCCTTGGCATTGAAGTCGAGATGCTCAGGCAGCAGGTGGGAGATATGGACATCTCTCTTTCCCTAAAGGAAATCGAAGGGAAAATTGCCGAAGCTGACGGCGCCCTTAGGAAGATCGGCGCCGTCAACATGCTCGCGATCGAGGAGTATGAGAAAGTGGAGCGACAGGTGGGCGAACGAACGGAGCGAAAGGAAACCCTGTCGAGCGAGCGGACGAGCCTGATCGAACGGATCGAGATGTTCGAGCAGATGAAATTCGAAGCCTTCACTGCCGCCTTCAAGGCAATCGACACCAACTTCCGGGAGATCTTTGCCCGCCTCACCAGCGGGAGCGGGAATCTCGTGCTGGAAAACGAAGAGGATCCGTTTGCCGGCGGGATGACGTTTGCCGTCAAGCCTAGGGACAAGAAAGTCCACCTGCTCTCGTCCCTTTCCGGCGGGGAAAAGTCCCTGACCACGCTGGCGTTCATCTTCTCCATCCAGCGGTACATCCCCGCCCCGTTCTATGCTTTCGATGAAGTGGATATGTCCCTCGATGGTTCGAACGTGGAACGGATCTCATCGATGGTTACCGAACTTGCGCCCAACTCGCAGTTCGTTATCGTCTCGCTGCGCAAGCCGATGATCGATGCTGCACAGCGGATCATGGGAGTCACGCTGCGGTCCGACAAGAGCACGCTGGTCACCGGGGTCAAGGCACATGGCGGCGCCTGAGGGTTCCGGCCTCCCGCCGGATGTGGAACAGGCCCCTTCAGACCCCACACCGGTCACTTCAGGTAAGAATGTGGCGGATGTACCTGCGGATGGGGCGAAGAACCCGGAAGATAAGCAAAATACGGACAGGGAAGATCCCACAAGCGGGGTTGCCGAAACCTTGGAAGACGCCCCGCTGGTAACTGAATCAGAGAATGGCGGAGCACTGGAAGACCCGATCGAGATCCTGGTCGGGCTTGCCGAGCGGGGAGAGATCGATCCCTGGAACATCAATATCATCGAAGTGACCGACCGTTTCCTCAAGGAGCTTGAGCGGCGGCGGGAACTCAATCTCAAGCTCTCGGGACGCACCCTCTTTTACGCAGCCACGCTCCTGCGCATGAAGTCCGAGCAGCTGGAGATCCTTGCAGCCCCGGAGGATGAGGAGAGCGAGGATGACGATGGCTCGTTCGGAGAAGACTATGACGGGATGCCGGACGGGGAGATCGAATACACCGGACGGCTGGGAATCATCGAGCGGCTCGAACACGAGATCCAGCGCAGGCTCGATCGCAAGAATATGCGGAAGAGCCCGATCACGCTCTTCGAGCTGATCACCGAGCTCAAGAATATCGAGAAAGAAGAACGGCGACGCCGGCGGATGGCAGCGGACCCGAGCGAGGCCTTCCTCATCGATGCCGATGACGTGGTCAGCATTGCCCATGACGAAGGCTACCAGGCATCCTCATCGGTAGTCCTGGAGGAGTGCCTTTCCCTCCTTGAGATTGATGGCGAGATGACGCTTGCCGAGCTCTGCGAGAAACTGGGATGGGGCATGCCGGAAGTGTATATCCCGCTGTTGTTCCTGGCACATGAGGGGCGGTGCCAGCTCCGGCAGGAGGAGTTTTTTGGGGATATCTGGGTGCAGCTGTGCCGGGTGGAAGAAGAAGAGCTCGTTTCCGGCTCCGGTTCTGAGTGAATTTCCGGATTAATTGTTTCTGTTTTGATATGCCGGACCGCAGCAATCAACCCGACCGGTTTTTATACTAACCGGCGACACTCTCCTTTATCATGTCCACTCATTACCGAACTCTCGTAGTTGCCGGCCTGATCCTGGCCTGCCTCATCCTGGGCATTGTACCGGCTGCTGCAGAATCTTCGCAGTACCGCATCTACTCGGACCCGCCTGGTGCCAGTTTCTGTGTCGATTACCATTGCGGTTATACCACACCCGATGATTTCCCGGTACTGGGCAATACCTGGCATACCATCACTGTATCCATGCCCGGTTTCCAGACCTGGAGCACCTACGATGGTGTCGGGGATAGCGGCACTGAAGTAATCAACGCCCTCCTGGTATCAAACCCCGACTCGTACGGGTGGCTTGATCTCAACCCCTTCGAGGCGGACATCTATATCGATGGC of Methanomicrobiales archaeon HGW-Methanomicrobiales-1 contains these proteins:
- a CDS encoding ribonuclease III, producing the protein MNGQSGLSLIELLHGPEPDVNRIINTFVTRFNAAYGITGADRWDITKEDWQRYEFLGDRVLNLIVAQSLFTQRDAMLNEGEMTKILSSIVSNRALDALTRRHEEQAFSRLIPKSIGEQGTYGEKITGGAFEAFIGALYCEVGLDDVAFFVNAIMEDAVNSYNPGQNAKGILQEYFQKTDKSEVPEYRETMRMGPAHKPVFTCQVFYRNDLLGEGTGTSKPLAEQEAARRALEMLGLIHR
- a CDS encoding universal stress protein; this encodes MATRLFEKILIATDGSEKNMTAVEEALQIGRVCGSTVIAAYVMDVSVLESSSADVGVVRDTWTVIQREAEAALDRIRTKAEGVDLQTVTLEGKPAAEIVRFATEKQIDLIVIGTQGKRGFERLLLGSVAEQVVRLATCKVLVVK
- the cofE gene encoding coenzyme F420-0:L-glutamate ligase, with product MNTSFEVFGLSTGIICSGDSVAARAADAADRQCGGIRNGDILVLAETAVATAEGNIIDLSTITPSPKAVELGKKYQMDPRTAEVVLRESDSVVGGIPGFLLCMKAGTLLPNAGVDASNAPLGCVTPLPKNPDLSALAIKTAIEGRYGVKVGVIIADSRTHAMRLGCSGVAIGCAGITAVIDDRGRNDLFGRKLEVTKRAVGDNIVSAAELVMGEADECTPAAIVRGIGLPIGNQVGIDTIAADECLFMGVFAKSQTQE
- the folP gene encoding dihydropteroate synthase, with the translated sequence MQQCVINKLAIGGDAPVRLMGVINCSYESFYHDSYIPTNEVHKKAVEMIEQGADLIDLGARSTAPNAQAISGAEEASRIDAALKELDGTGFTISVDTMNPWVLDVCLKHGIHAANDISGLSSPAYAKRVADAGLPAILMAANYNPGDAVGMDATMKTLQTVVGRCESAGIDNYVLDPGVGNWNPLRTFDNDWELCQNYERFSEFGHPVLAAISRKSFLGNLLKKEPEDRLAGSLAVTMVLLQKGASLVRTHDVPQTRDLISVFERMVKRP
- a CDS encoding bifunctional methylenetetrahydrofolate dehydrogenase/methenyltetrahydrofolate cyclohydrolase FolD; translation: MVIILDGKKCSAMRLELLKEEIEDSGLYPRLATVIVGSDPASQMYVRMKHRACEQVGIGSVGIELPADATTEKVLESVQRLNKDPDIDGILVQLPLPKQVDAERVIDAISPQKDVDGYHPENMGLLFSGKPRFTSCTPTGIMTLLKEYKIPIAGSRAVVVGRSIDVGRPMAALLLNADATVTICHSKTKDLAEELKRADILVSAIGKAHFIQPEMVKPGAVVIDVGINQLDGKLVGDVDYAKVSEIASAITPVPGGVGPMTIATLMENTYRAAKVKSCNNV
- a CDS encoding serine hydroxymethyltransferase (catalyzes the reaction of glycine with 5,10-methylenetetrahydrofolate to form L-serine and tetrahydrofolate), which codes for MSYLSKTDPEIADIIEKERLRQTNGLELIASENLVSHAVLEAMGSIMTNKYAEGYPGKRYYGGCEFHDMAENLARDRLKKLFGAEHANVQPHSGTQANMAVYFAFMNLGDTLMSMKLQQGGHLSHGSPVSFTGKFYKVAQYGVDPKTEMIDYGAVEELAKKEKPKMLVCGASAYPRTIDFKAFQSIADDVGAYCMADIAHIAGLCATGVHPNSVGVVNFTTTTTHKTLRGPRGGAIMCNSEYGPAIDKAIFPGMQGGPLMHTITAKAVCFEEALKPSFKVYSQQVVKNAKVLAETLMNNGLRLVSGGTDNHLMLLDLTAQGITGLEAEVALGKAGITVNKNTIPNETKSPFVTSGLRVGTPAVTSRGMKEAEMRNIGNWIAIIVKDVQNEAAIKDVHAKVETMSKQFPIYPE
- the smc gene encoding chromosome segregation protein SMC, yielding MHITELEIDNFKSFSKKTKIPFLEGFTVISGPNGSGKSNIIDSILFVLALSSSRNLRAEKLTDLINLNSGRNIAEVALQFSDGTKIRRRIKRTGNGYYSYNYLNDRLCKQSDIVEHLAKHGIKPHGYNVVMQGDVTRIMEMSDFERRKIIDEIAGVSEFDTKKQQALSELDIVRERIEREELLLIELGKRANELRREREHALEYQKWQKDLSYFQNCRAVAQLHDREKELNSLLRSTEEHKIHLTRIASDRSIEENELAYLKADLKDIDDLINKKSGSDYLKLIAELEEAKSGIKLAEQTIVRLRKEKETNLEAINRTYMDTKRAEARVAECTDLIRSLTIDRTNVAMEVATFRAQLEKTETELKAHSEDTEGSREKLFTLLKESEEKKAQRSGILHQQDMLIEKSRMRTTELERLTLLLKQLDEEYTAKQAQLTDSEKSVGDLAAEKKELDRNLSELEGSMFAQRSTLERLKNEIRSAEQDAFRLEAAQQARGESGGKALEAIKAMEGIHGTIADLGKAPPEYSMALNIAAGNKLQFVVCDDDQIAADAIRYLKEERLGRATFLPLNKLKPPQLPPLKEPGVIDYAVNLIDYDPKYDRAFAVALGGTVVVDTLDRARKLIGKFRMVTLEGEILEKSGAMTGGSAKKQAIRGFGAAVDDEIMRVRSHLGELMGEAATLEAGVKRLTEEVDARRTTRNEIDQKVARFGMFTEEFSRRFEAITVEKQTIEAAVARQAEETRNGGAELASLEGELDKTTDEINAITVRIDEIKKRLDDTNIPALTEQMERKRKEIEEAERRLRNKDGDINDAQRERQHFNARLVELGEDRARQDERNRQIDTDIAGSNDQIVIHKSQIAALEERQKEFSVVLDELRTKRGEASQHIQDSELKLMKFDADKERITIQLGAIDERAKTLGIEVEMLRQQVGDMDISLSLKEIEGKIAEADGALRKIGAVNMLAIEEYEKVERQVGERTERKETLSSERTSLIERIEMFEQMKFEAFTAAFKAIDTNFREIFARLTSGSGNLVLENEEDPFAGGMTFAVKPRDKKVHLLSSLSGGEKSLTTLAFIFSIQRYIPAPFYAFDEVDMSLDGSNVERISSMVTELAPNSQFVIVSLRKPMIDAAQRIMGVTLRSDKSTLVTGVKAHGGA
- a CDS encoding segregation/condensation protein A; amino-acid sequence: MAAPEGSGLPPDVEQAPSDPTPVTSGKNVADVPADGAKNPEDKQNTDREDPTSGVAETLEDAPLVTESENGGALEDPIEILVGLAERGEIDPWNINIIEVTDRFLKELERRRELNLKLSGRTLFYAATLLRMKSEQLEILAAPEDEESEDDDGSFGEDYDGMPDGEIEYTGRLGIIERLEHEIQRRLDRKNMRKSPITLFELITELKNIEKEERRRRRMAADPSEAFLIDADDVVSIAHDEGYQASSSVVLEECLSLLEIDGEMTLAELCEKLGWGMPEVYIPLLFLAHEGRCQLRQEEFFGDIWVQLCRVEEEELVSGSGSE